In a single window of the Zea mays cultivar B73 chromosome 5, Zm-B73-REFERENCE-NAM-5.0, whole genome shotgun sequence genome:
- the LOC100285692 gene encoding receptor-like serine/threonine-protein kinase NCRK isoform X2, whose translation MDLLRMKLLLPSFISCLLLMQAALCDGAAATTTTTGENGTANWTCVCAAHPLGEPDSNSSLLSNCSSSCHCHRDENGGGGGGGAGSWNCTCASGDEGLQKEEHAELRDGSCFTSCNCTSGTGTSEEGRKRVSSKTVIATLLVCVVLTTTAFLVTTVYYFRRKDALSPRSQIYSFDRYTTSWSSRSNLVSSRSSPLPQMKPKPKLGGLKEFLCSCNLVICGGESGAFPGVVARFSYAELEQATGRFSDDHLIGVGGSSKVYRGQLGDGRVVAVKKLRPLGGTDEDLEFLSEIELLSRLNHCHVVPLLGYCSESQGRQLERLLVFECMANGNLRDCLDLKRGRKPMDWQTRVSVALGAARGLEYLHEAAAPRILHRDIKSTNILLDDKFRAKITDLGMAKCLMNDGVTSCSSSPARMLGTFGYFAPEYAIVGKASLKSDVFSFGVVVLELITGRQPIHKSSSTRADESLVLWATSRLRDSGLVVTELPDPTLQGKFPAEEMQIMAHLARECLQWDPEARPTMTEVVHILATIAPLQHGAKRRNLPIATAFNLTPSPHVGRCDPEPKDDDIERQMQQQECSPTTAVQWQQQQARCTHAPTGRASWPGDRGNVVSRGAAVSGELVNGTVLMNPHGRGSWRRPPPLGDEEAVDVDLTEPRMEAFTQPAAFQPFR comes from the exons ATGGATCTCCTCCGGATGAAACTTCTCCTGCCCTCCTTCATCAGCTGCCTTCTTCTGATGCAGGCAGCACTATGTG AtggcgccgccgccaccaccaccaccaccggcgAAAACGGAACGGCAAACTGGACATGTGTGTGCGCAGCTCATCCTCTCGGTGAACCAGACTCCAACAGCAGCTTGCTGTCCAATTGCTCTTCCTCCTGCCATTGCCACCGAG ATgagaacggcggcggcggcggcggcggcgcaggctCGTGGAACTGCACGTGTGCCTCTGGTGATGAGGGCCTTCAGAAGGAAGAGCATGCTGAGCTACGTGACGGGAGCTGTTTCACTTCCTGCAACTGCACGTCGGGTACTG GAACTTCAGAGGAAGGGAGAAAGCGTGTCTCAAGCAAAACAGTCATAGCTACGCTCCTGGTCTGCGTGGTTCTCACCACCACCGCTTTCCTCGTCACCACCGTATACTACTTCCGCCGCAAGGACGCCCTCTCTCCGCGATCGCAGATATACTCCTTCGATAGATACACTACTAGCTGGAGCAGCAGGTCGAACCTCGTCAGCAGTCGATCGTCTCCGCTTCCCCAGATGAAACCCAAACCAAAGCTTGGTGGTCTGAAAG AGTTTCTGTGCAGCTGCAATCTTGTCATCTGTGGGGGAGAGAGCGGCGCATTCCCCGGTGTCGTCGCCCGGTTCTCGTACGCAGAGCTGGAGCAAGCGACCGGGAGATTCTCGGACGACCACCTTATCGGAGTCGGTGGGTCAAGCAAGGTGTACCGCGGCCAGCTCGGCGATGGCAGAGTCGTTGCCGTGAAGAAGCTTAGGCCGCTAGGAGGCACGGACGAAGACTTGGAGTTCCTGTCAGAG ATCGAGCTGCTGTCGAGGCTGAACCACTGCCACGTGGTGCCGTTGCTGGGGTACTGCTCGGAGAGCCAGGGCCGGCAGCTGGAGCGGCTGCTGGTGTTCGAGTGCATGGCCAACGGCAACCTGAGGGACTGCCTAGACCTGAAGCGAGGGAGGAAGCCCATGGACTGGCAGACGCGGGTGAGCGTCGCGCTCGGCGCCGCGAGGGGGCTGGAGTACCTGCACGAGGCGGCGGCGCCGCGCATCCTCCACCGCGACATCAAGTCCACCAACATCCTCCTGGACGACAAGTTCAGAGCCAAG ATCACTGACCTCGGCATGGCCAAGTGCCTGATGAACGACGGCGTGACCAGCTGCTCGAGCTCCCCGGCGCGGATGCTGGGCACGTTCGGCTACTTCGCACCGGAGTACGCCATCGTGGGCAAGGCGTCGCTCAAGTCCGAcgtcttcagcttcggcgtcgttGTGCTGGAGCTCATCACCGGCCGGCAGCCCATCCACAAGTCGTCGTCGACGAGGGCCGACGAGAGCCTCGTACTCTGG GCGACGTCGCGGCTGCGGGACAGCGGGCTGGTGGTCACGGAGCTGCCGGACCCGACGCTGCAGGGCAAGTTCCCGGCGGAGGAGATGCAGATCATGGCGCACCTGGCGCGGGAGTGCCTGCAGTGGGACCCCGAGGCCAGGCCCACCATGACGGAGGTCGTGCACATCCTCGCCACCATCGCACCACTCCAGCACGGCGCCAAGCGTCGGAACCTTCCcatcgccaccgccttcaacctcACG CCATCGCCGCACGTCGGGCGGTGTGACCCGGAGCCTAAAGACGACGACATCGAGAGGCAGATGCAGCAGCAGGAGTGCTCGCCGACGACGGCTGTCCAGTGGCAACAACAACAAGCGCGCTGCACCCACGCGCCAACGGGCCGCGCGTCGTGGCCCGGCGACAGGGGGAACGTTGTGAGCAGAGGCGCGGCGGTGTCGGGCGAGCTGGTGAACGGGACGGTGCTGATGAACCCCCACGGGCGGGGCAGCTGGCGGCGGCCGCCGCCGCTTGGCGACGAGGAGGCAGTGGACGTGGATCTGACGGAGCCCCGGATGGAGGCGTTCACGCAGCCGGCGGCGTTTCAGCCTTTCAGGTGA
- the LOC100285692 gene encoding Receptor-like serine/threonine-protein kinase NCRK isoform 3 precursor (isoform 3 precursor is encoded by transcript variant 3) yields MDLLRMKLLLPSFISCLLLMQAALCDGAAATTTTTGENGTANWTCVCAAHPLGEPDSNSSLLSNCSSSCHCHRDENGGGGGGGAGSWNCTCASGDEGLQKEEHAELRDGSCFTSCNCTSGTSEEGRKRVSSKTVIATLLVCVVLTTTAFLVTTVYYFRRKDALSPRSQIYSFDRYTTSWSSRSNLVSSRSSPLPQMKPKPKLGGLKEFLCSCNLVICGGESGAFPGVVARFSYAELEQATGRFSDDHLIGVGGSSKVYRGQLGDGRVVAVKKLRPLGGTDEDLEFLSEIELLSRLNHCHVVPLLGYCSESQGRQLERLLVFECMANGNLRDCLDLKRGRKPMDWQTRVSVALGAARGLEYLHEAAAPRILHRDIKSTNILLDDKFRAKITDLGMAKCLMNDGVTSCSSSPARMLGTFGYFAPEYAIVGKASLKSDVFSFGVVVLELITGRQPIHKSSSTRADESLVLWATSRLRDSGLVVTELPDPTLQGKFPAEEMQIMAHLARECLQWDPEARPTMTEVVHILATIAPLQHGAKRRNLPIATAFNLTPSPHVGRCDPEPKDDDIERQMQQQECSPTTAVQWQQQQARCTHAPTGRASWPGDRGNVVSRGAAVSGELVNGTVLMNPHGRGSWRRPPPLGDEEAVDVDLTEPRMEAFTQPAAFQPFR; encoded by the exons ATGGATCTCCTCCGGATGAAACTTCTCCTGCCCTCCTTCATCAGCTGCCTTCTTCTGATGCAGGCAGCACTATGTG AtggcgccgccgccaccaccaccaccaccggcgAAAACGGAACGGCAAACTGGACATGTGTGTGCGCAGCTCATCCTCTCGGTGAACCAGACTCCAACAGCAGCTTGCTGTCCAATTGCTCTTCCTCCTGCCATTGCCACCGAG ATgagaacggcggcggcggcggcggcggcgcaggctCGTGGAACTGCACGTGTGCCTCTGGTGATGAGGGCCTTCAGAAGGAAGAGCATGCTGAGCTACGTGACGGGAGCTGTTTCACTTCCTGCAACTGCACGTCGG GAACTTCAGAGGAAGGGAGAAAGCGTGTCTCAAGCAAAACAGTCATAGCTACGCTCCTGGTCTGCGTGGTTCTCACCACCACCGCTTTCCTCGTCACCACCGTATACTACTTCCGCCGCAAGGACGCCCTCTCTCCGCGATCGCAGATATACTCCTTCGATAGATACACTACTAGCTGGAGCAGCAGGTCGAACCTCGTCAGCAGTCGATCGTCTCCGCTTCCCCAGATGAAACCCAAACCAAAGCTTGGTGGTCTGAAAG AGTTTCTGTGCAGCTGCAATCTTGTCATCTGTGGGGGAGAGAGCGGCGCATTCCCCGGTGTCGTCGCCCGGTTCTCGTACGCAGAGCTGGAGCAAGCGACCGGGAGATTCTCGGACGACCACCTTATCGGAGTCGGTGGGTCAAGCAAGGTGTACCGCGGCCAGCTCGGCGATGGCAGAGTCGTTGCCGTGAAGAAGCTTAGGCCGCTAGGAGGCACGGACGAAGACTTGGAGTTCCTGTCAGAG ATCGAGCTGCTGTCGAGGCTGAACCACTGCCACGTGGTGCCGTTGCTGGGGTACTGCTCGGAGAGCCAGGGCCGGCAGCTGGAGCGGCTGCTGGTGTTCGAGTGCATGGCCAACGGCAACCTGAGGGACTGCCTAGACCTGAAGCGAGGGAGGAAGCCCATGGACTGGCAGACGCGGGTGAGCGTCGCGCTCGGCGCCGCGAGGGGGCTGGAGTACCTGCACGAGGCGGCGGCGCCGCGCATCCTCCACCGCGACATCAAGTCCACCAACATCCTCCTGGACGACAAGTTCAGAGCCAAG ATCACTGACCTCGGCATGGCCAAGTGCCTGATGAACGACGGCGTGACCAGCTGCTCGAGCTCCCCGGCGCGGATGCTGGGCACGTTCGGCTACTTCGCACCGGAGTACGCCATCGTGGGCAAGGCGTCGCTCAAGTCCGAcgtcttcagcttcggcgtcgttGTGCTGGAGCTCATCACCGGCCGGCAGCCCATCCACAAGTCGTCGTCGACGAGGGCCGACGAGAGCCTCGTACTCTGG GCGACGTCGCGGCTGCGGGACAGCGGGCTGGTGGTCACGGAGCTGCCGGACCCGACGCTGCAGGGCAAGTTCCCGGCGGAGGAGATGCAGATCATGGCGCACCTGGCGCGGGAGTGCCTGCAGTGGGACCCCGAGGCCAGGCCCACCATGACGGAGGTCGTGCACATCCTCGCCACCATCGCACCACTCCAGCACGGCGCCAAGCGTCGGAACCTTCCcatcgccaccgccttcaacctcACG CCATCGCCGCACGTCGGGCGGTGTGACCCGGAGCCTAAAGACGACGACATCGAGAGGCAGATGCAGCAGCAGGAGTGCTCGCCGACGACGGCTGTCCAGTGGCAACAACAACAAGCGCGCTGCACCCACGCGCCAACGGGCCGCGCGTCGTGGCCCGGCGACAGGGGGAACGTTGTGAGCAGAGGCGCGGCGGTGTCGGGCGAGCTGGTGAACGGGACGGTGCTGATGAACCCCCACGGGCGGGGCAGCTGGCGGCGGCCGCCGCCGCTTGGCGACGAGGAGGCAGTGGACGTGGATCTGACGGAGCCCCGGATGGAGGCGTTCACGCAGCCGGCGGCGTTTCAGCCTTTCAGGTGA
- the LOC100285692 gene encoding Receptor-like serine/threonine-protein kinase NCRK isoform 2 precursor (isoform 2 precursor is encoded by transcript variant 2), whose translation MDLLRMKLLLPSFISCLLLMQAALCDGAAATTTTTGENGTANWTCVCAAHPLGEPDSNSSLLSNCSSSCHCHRADENGGGGGGGAGSWNCTCASGDEGLQKEEHAELRDGSCFTSCNCTSGTGTSEEGRKRVSSKTVIATLLVCVVLTTTAFLVTTVYYFRRKDALSPRSQIYSFDRYTTSWSSRSNLVSSRSSPLPQMKPKPKLGGLKEFLCSCNLVICGGESGAFPGVVARFSYAELEQATGRFSDDHLIGVGGSSKVYRGQLGDGRVVAVKKLRPLGGTDEDLEFLSEIELLSRLNHCHVVPLLGYCSESQGRQLERLLVFECMANGNLRDCLDLKRGRKPMDWQTRVSVALGAARGLEYLHEAAAPRILHRDIKSTNILLDDKFRAKITDLGMAKCLMNDGVTSCSSSPARMLGTFGYFAPEYAIVGKASLKSDVFSFGVVVLELITGRQPIHKSSSTRADESLVLWATSRLRDSGLVVTELPDPTLQGKFPAEEMQIMAHLARECLQWDPEARPTMTEVVHILATIAPLQHGAKRRNLPIATAFNLTPSPHVGRCDPEPKDDDIERQMQQQECSPTTAVQWQQQQARCTHAPTGRASWPGDRGNVVSRGAAVSGELVNGTVLMNPHGRGSWRRPPPLGDEEAVDVDLTEPRMEAFTQPAAFQPFR comes from the exons ATGGATCTCCTCCGGATGAAACTTCTCCTGCCCTCCTTCATCAGCTGCCTTCTTCTGATGCAGGCAGCACTATGTG AtggcgccgccgccaccaccaccaccaccggcgAAAACGGAACGGCAAACTGGACATGTGTGTGCGCAGCTCATCCTCTCGGTGAACCAGACTCCAACAGCAGCTTGCTGTCCAATTGCTCTTCCTCCTGCCATTGCCACCGAG CAGATgagaacggcggcggcggcggcggcggcgcaggctCGTGGAACTGCACGTGTGCCTCTGGTGATGAGGGCCTTCAGAAGGAAGAGCATGCTGAGCTACGTGACGGGAGCTGTTTCACTTCCTGCAACTGCACGTCGGGTACTG GAACTTCAGAGGAAGGGAGAAAGCGTGTCTCAAGCAAAACAGTCATAGCTACGCTCCTGGTCTGCGTGGTTCTCACCACCACCGCTTTCCTCGTCACCACCGTATACTACTTCCGCCGCAAGGACGCCCTCTCTCCGCGATCGCAGATATACTCCTTCGATAGATACACTACTAGCTGGAGCAGCAGGTCGAACCTCGTCAGCAGTCGATCGTCTCCGCTTCCCCAGATGAAACCCAAACCAAAGCTTGGTGGTCTGAAAG AGTTTCTGTGCAGCTGCAATCTTGTCATCTGTGGGGGAGAGAGCGGCGCATTCCCCGGTGTCGTCGCCCGGTTCTCGTACGCAGAGCTGGAGCAAGCGACCGGGAGATTCTCGGACGACCACCTTATCGGAGTCGGTGGGTCAAGCAAGGTGTACCGCGGCCAGCTCGGCGATGGCAGAGTCGTTGCCGTGAAGAAGCTTAGGCCGCTAGGAGGCACGGACGAAGACTTGGAGTTCCTGTCAGAG ATCGAGCTGCTGTCGAGGCTGAACCACTGCCACGTGGTGCCGTTGCTGGGGTACTGCTCGGAGAGCCAGGGCCGGCAGCTGGAGCGGCTGCTGGTGTTCGAGTGCATGGCCAACGGCAACCTGAGGGACTGCCTAGACCTGAAGCGAGGGAGGAAGCCCATGGACTGGCAGACGCGGGTGAGCGTCGCGCTCGGCGCCGCGAGGGGGCTGGAGTACCTGCACGAGGCGGCGGCGCCGCGCATCCTCCACCGCGACATCAAGTCCACCAACATCCTCCTGGACGACAAGTTCAGAGCCAAG ATCACTGACCTCGGCATGGCCAAGTGCCTGATGAACGACGGCGTGACCAGCTGCTCGAGCTCCCCGGCGCGGATGCTGGGCACGTTCGGCTACTTCGCACCGGAGTACGCCATCGTGGGCAAGGCGTCGCTCAAGTCCGAcgtcttcagcttcggcgtcgttGTGCTGGAGCTCATCACCGGCCGGCAGCCCATCCACAAGTCGTCGTCGACGAGGGCCGACGAGAGCCTCGTACTCTGG GCGACGTCGCGGCTGCGGGACAGCGGGCTGGTGGTCACGGAGCTGCCGGACCCGACGCTGCAGGGCAAGTTCCCGGCGGAGGAGATGCAGATCATGGCGCACCTGGCGCGGGAGTGCCTGCAGTGGGACCCCGAGGCCAGGCCCACCATGACGGAGGTCGTGCACATCCTCGCCACCATCGCACCACTCCAGCACGGCGCCAAGCGTCGGAACCTTCCcatcgccaccgccttcaacctcACG CCATCGCCGCACGTCGGGCGGTGTGACCCGGAGCCTAAAGACGACGACATCGAGAGGCAGATGCAGCAGCAGGAGTGCTCGCCGACGACGGCTGTCCAGTGGCAACAACAACAAGCGCGCTGCACCCACGCGCCAACGGGCCGCGCGTCGTGGCCCGGCGACAGGGGGAACGTTGTGAGCAGAGGCGCGGCGGTGTCGGGCGAGCTGGTGAACGGGACGGTGCTGATGAACCCCCACGGGCGGGGCAGCTGGCGGCGGCCGCCGCCGCTTGGCGACGAGGAGGCAGTGGACGTGGATCTGACGGAGCCCCGGATGGAGGCGTTCACGCAGCCGGCGGCGTTTCAGCCTTTCAGGTGA
- the LOC100285692 gene encoding receptor-like serine/threonine-protein kinase NCRK isoform X3 encodes MDLLRMKLLLPSFISCLLLMQAALCDGAAATTTTTGENGTANWTCVCAAHPLGEPDSNSSLLSNCSSSCHCHRADENGGGGGGGAGSWNCTCASGDEGLQKEEHAELRDGSCFTSCNCTSGTSEEGRKRVSSKTVIATLLVCVVLTTTAFLVTTVYYFRRKDALSPRSQIYSFDRYTTSWSSRSNLVSSRSSPLPQMKPKPKLGGLKEFLCSCNLVICGGESGAFPGVVARFSYAELEQATGRFSDDHLIGVGGSSKVYRGQLGDGRVVAVKKLRPLGGTDEDLEFLSEIELLSRLNHCHVVPLLGYCSESQGRQLERLLVFECMANGNLRDCLDLKRGRKPMDWQTRVSVALGAARGLEYLHEAAAPRILHRDIKSTNILLDDKFRAKITDLGMAKCLMNDGVTSCSSSPARMLGTFGYFAPEYAIVGKASLKSDVFSFGVVVLELITGRQPIHKSSSTRADESLVLWATSRLRDSGLVVTELPDPTLQGKFPAEEMQIMAHLARECLQWDPEARPTMTEVVHILATIAPLQHGAKRRNLPIATAFNLTPSPHVGRCDPEPKDDDIERQMQQQECSPTTAVQWQQQQARCTHAPTGRASWPGDRGNVVSRGAAVSGELVNGTVLMNPHGRGSWRRPPPLGDEEAVDVDLTEPRMEAFTQPAAFQPFR; translated from the exons ATGGATCTCCTCCGGATGAAACTTCTCCTGCCCTCCTTCATCAGCTGCCTTCTTCTGATGCAGGCAGCACTATGTG AtggcgccgccgccaccaccaccaccaccggcgAAAACGGAACGGCAAACTGGACATGTGTGTGCGCAGCTCATCCTCTCGGTGAACCAGACTCCAACAGCAGCTTGCTGTCCAATTGCTCTTCCTCCTGCCATTGCCACCGAG CAGATgagaacggcggcggcggcggcggcggcgcaggctCGTGGAACTGCACGTGTGCCTCTGGTGATGAGGGCCTTCAGAAGGAAGAGCATGCTGAGCTACGTGACGGGAGCTGTTTCACTTCCTGCAACTGCACGTCGG GAACTTCAGAGGAAGGGAGAAAGCGTGTCTCAAGCAAAACAGTCATAGCTACGCTCCTGGTCTGCGTGGTTCTCACCACCACCGCTTTCCTCGTCACCACCGTATACTACTTCCGCCGCAAGGACGCCCTCTCTCCGCGATCGCAGATATACTCCTTCGATAGATACACTACTAGCTGGAGCAGCAGGTCGAACCTCGTCAGCAGTCGATCGTCTCCGCTTCCCCAGATGAAACCCAAACCAAAGCTTGGTGGTCTGAAAG AGTTTCTGTGCAGCTGCAATCTTGTCATCTGTGGGGGAGAGAGCGGCGCATTCCCCGGTGTCGTCGCCCGGTTCTCGTACGCAGAGCTGGAGCAAGCGACCGGGAGATTCTCGGACGACCACCTTATCGGAGTCGGTGGGTCAAGCAAGGTGTACCGCGGCCAGCTCGGCGATGGCAGAGTCGTTGCCGTGAAGAAGCTTAGGCCGCTAGGAGGCACGGACGAAGACTTGGAGTTCCTGTCAGAG ATCGAGCTGCTGTCGAGGCTGAACCACTGCCACGTGGTGCCGTTGCTGGGGTACTGCTCGGAGAGCCAGGGCCGGCAGCTGGAGCGGCTGCTGGTGTTCGAGTGCATGGCCAACGGCAACCTGAGGGACTGCCTAGACCTGAAGCGAGGGAGGAAGCCCATGGACTGGCAGACGCGGGTGAGCGTCGCGCTCGGCGCCGCGAGGGGGCTGGAGTACCTGCACGAGGCGGCGGCGCCGCGCATCCTCCACCGCGACATCAAGTCCACCAACATCCTCCTGGACGACAAGTTCAGAGCCAAG ATCACTGACCTCGGCATGGCCAAGTGCCTGATGAACGACGGCGTGACCAGCTGCTCGAGCTCCCCGGCGCGGATGCTGGGCACGTTCGGCTACTTCGCACCGGAGTACGCCATCGTGGGCAAGGCGTCGCTCAAGTCCGAcgtcttcagcttcggcgtcgttGTGCTGGAGCTCATCACCGGCCGGCAGCCCATCCACAAGTCGTCGTCGACGAGGGCCGACGAGAGCCTCGTACTCTGG GCGACGTCGCGGCTGCGGGACAGCGGGCTGGTGGTCACGGAGCTGCCGGACCCGACGCTGCAGGGCAAGTTCCCGGCGGAGGAGATGCAGATCATGGCGCACCTGGCGCGGGAGTGCCTGCAGTGGGACCCCGAGGCCAGGCCCACCATGACGGAGGTCGTGCACATCCTCGCCACCATCGCACCACTCCAGCACGGCGCCAAGCGTCGGAACCTTCCcatcgccaccgccttcaacctcACG CCATCGCCGCACGTCGGGCGGTGTGACCCGGAGCCTAAAGACGACGACATCGAGAGGCAGATGCAGCAGCAGGAGTGCTCGCCGACGACGGCTGTCCAGTGGCAACAACAACAAGCGCGCTGCACCCACGCGCCAACGGGCCGCGCGTCGTGGCCCGGCGACAGGGGGAACGTTGTGAGCAGAGGCGCGGCGGTGTCGGGCGAGCTGGTGAACGGGACGGTGCTGATGAACCCCCACGGGCGGGGCAGCTGGCGGCGGCCGCCGCCGCTTGGCGACGAGGAGGCAGTGGACGTGGATCTGACGGAGCCCCGGATGGAGGCGTTCACGCAGCCGGCGGCGTTTCAGCCTTTCAGGTGA